The Flavobacteriales bacterium genome includes a region encoding these proteins:
- the meaB gene encoding methylmalonyl Co-A mutase-associated GTPase MeaB — MDKKKLHITKGASDVSSINQNLRKNLKKFSRKRKKLDYYISGISQGNKTILSEAITIIESQNSKDMALAKAIVKACLPLSGKSIRVGITGVPGVGKSTFIDSFGAHLCNHLGKKIAVLAVDPSSNRSGGSILGDKTRMETLTTIDNAFIRPSPTANNLGGVAKKTRETIILCEAAGFDTILIETVGVGQSETTVHSMVDFFLLLMLAGAGDELQGIKKGIMEMADTMIITKADGENVLNCKKAKMTYQSALHLFPPHPTGWIPPVLLTSSLENEGIQSVWNTVEDFKKQSISTNYFRENRINQNLYWFRESIQEQLFMLFKKNKRVKEELHTLETLLKTEKTTAFEASEQLFNTFLEEIKKQND, encoded by the coding sequence TTGGATAAAAAAAAACTACATATCACTAAAGGAGCGTCCGATGTATCCTCAATTAATCAAAATCTAAGAAAAAATCTTAAAAAATTTTCTAGGAAACGAAAAAAACTGGATTATTATATCTCGGGGATTTCTCAGGGAAACAAAACGATATTAAGCGAAGCCATTACAATTATTGAGTCACAAAACTCAAAAGATATGGCATTAGCAAAAGCAATTGTGAAAGCTTGTTTACCTCTTTCAGGAAAATCTATCCGTGTAGGAATCACAGGGGTTCCAGGTGTTGGAAAAAGTACTTTTATTGATAGTTTTGGGGCGCATCTTTGTAATCATCTTGGAAAAAAAATTGCAGTACTTGCCGTTGATCCAAGTTCAAACAGAAGTGGCGGAAGTATTTTGGGGGATAAAACCCGAATGGAAACCTTGACCACGATAGACAATGCTTTTATCCGCCCCTCACCTACTGCCAACAATTTGGGAGGTGTTGCCAAAAAAACCAGAGAGACAATTATCCTTTGTGAAGCAGCTGGTTTTGATACGATTTTGATAGAAACTGTGGGTGTTGGTCAAAGTGAAACCACGGTTCATTCTATGGTAGATTTTTTCCTATTATTGATGCTTGCTGGTGCCGGAGATGAACTTCAAGGAATTAAAAAAGGGATTATGGAAATGGCAGATACCATGATTATCACAAAAGCTGATGGAGAGAATGTTTTGAACTGTAAAAAAGCCAAAATGACCTACCAAAGTGCTTTACACCTTTTTCCTCCTCATCCTACAGGATGGATTCCCCCGGTTTTGCTTACTTCTTCTCTTGAAAACGAAGGAATACAATCTGTGTGGAATACTGTGGAAGATTTTAAAAAACAGAGTATTTCCACTAATTATTTTAGAGAAAATAGAATTAATCAGAACTTATACTGGTTTAGAGAAAGTATTCAAGAACAACTCTTTATGTTGTTCAAGAAAAATAAACGAGTTAAAGAAGAACTTCATACTTTGGAAACGCTCTTAAAAACAGAAAAAACAACTGCTTTTGAGGCATCAGAGCAATTATTCAACACTTTTTTAGAAGAAATAAAGAAACAAAATGATTAA
- a CDS encoding glutathione peroxidase, giving the protein MTHDFEGHNQTIYQFSAVPNIQEGLFDFSKLKGKKILIVNTASKCGLTYQYEDLEALYKKYQDSLEIIGFPSNDFMGQEPGTHKEIATFCKENYGVTFPIMAKVTVKGKEKHPIYQFLTEKSKNGLMDSKVKWNFQKYLIGEEGNLEKVISPKVEPFSEEIIHWIENKN; this is encoded by the coding sequence ATGACTCATGATTTTGAGGGTCATAATCAGACCATTTACCAGTTTTCTGCTGTTCCAAATATCCAGGAGGGACTTTTTGATTTTTCAAAACTAAAAGGAAAAAAAATCTTGATTGTGAATACTGCATCCAAGTGCGGACTTACTTATCAATATGAAGATCTAGAAGCTTTGTATAAAAAATACCAAGACTCATTAGAAATTATAGGATTTCCATCCAATGATTTTATGGGGCAAGAACCAGGAACACATAAAGAAATCGCTACATTTTGTAAAGAAAATTATGGTGTTACTTTCCCAATAATGGCAAAAGTAACTGTAAAAGGAAAAGAAAAACATCCTATTTATCAGTTCTTAACAGAGAAATCTAAAAATGGATTGATGGACAGCAAAGTAAAATGGAATTTCCAGAAATATTTGATAGGAGAGGAGGGGAATTTAGAAAAAGTAATTTCGCCAAAAGTAGAACCCTTTTCAGAAGAAATTATCCACTGGATTGAAAACAAAAACTAA
- a CDS encoding CatB-related O-acetyltransferase, whose product MSQIPNKNSVFPLENYDRLCFLRNIIKNPNIIVGDFTYYDDFESVENFEKNVKYHFEFIGDQLIIGKFCMIASDVTFIMNGANHLTESISSYPFAIFGGDWANAMEGKNYPTKGNTVVGNDVWIGYGATIMPGVHIGDGAIIGSKSVVTKDVAPYAIVGGNPAKEIRKRFSDEEIKELLELQWWNWDIQKITKNVKHLTKLDLKQLTKE is encoded by the coding sequence ATGTCACAAATTCCAAACAAAAATTCAGTATTTCCCTTAGAAAACTATGACCGATTGTGCTTTCTAAGAAACATCATTAAAAATCCGAATATTATTGTTGGAGATTTTACCTATTATGATGATTTTGAATCTGTTGAAAACTTTGAGAAAAACGTAAAATACCATTTTGAGTTTATTGGGGATCAACTTATTATTGGCAAATTTTGTATGATTGCTTCCGATGTTACTTTCATTATGAATGGAGCGAATCACCTAACAGAATCGATCTCCTCCTACCCTTTTGCAATTTTTGGAGGTGACTGGGCAAATGCTATGGAAGGCAAAAACTATCCAACAAAAGGAAACACCGTAGTGGGAAATGATGTCTGGATTGGCTATGGAGCTACTATAATGCCTGGAGTCCACATTGGTGATGGTGCGATTATTGGGTCAAAATCGGTAGTGACCAAAGATGTAGCACCCTACGCTATTGTCGGTGGAAATCCTGCAAAAGAAATTAGAAAAAGATTTTCTGATGAGGAAATTAAAGAACTACTCGAACTTCAATGGTGGAACTGGGATATTCAAAAAATTACAAAAAATGTAAAACACTTAACAAAATTAGATTTGAAACAACTTACAAAAGAATAA
- a CDS encoding fumarylacetoacetate hydrolase family protein, with the protein MKIVCIGRNYVEHIKELGNEKPDAPLVFTKSDNAWLNNKNELYLPSFSENIHYEAELVIKIDKAGKHIKKQFAHKYYSSLSIGLDLTARDIQEKCKEKGLPWELAKSWDGAAPVGAFIPVEENAIDSLNFELFKNEVSVQKGDPQKMLYSVDEFIEYVSQYITLKKGDLIFTGTPAGVGKVAIGDHYKGYVNGKLLLDLKIK; encoded by the coding sequence ATGAAAATAGTTTGTATCGGAAGAAATTATGTTGAACATATCAAGGAGCTTGGAAATGAAAAACCCGATGCTCCTTTAGTTTTTACAAAATCTGACAATGCTTGGCTCAATAATAAAAATGAACTTTATTTGCCTAGTTTTAGTGAAAACATTCACTATGAAGCAGAATTGGTGATAAAAATAGATAAAGCAGGAAAGCATATAAAAAAGCAATTTGCTCATAAATATTACTCCAGTTTATCTATTGGGCTAGATCTTACGGCACGAGATATTCAAGAAAAGTGTAAAGAAAAAGGACTCCCTTGGGAATTAGCAAAATCTTGGGACGGCGCTGCTCCTGTAGGTGCATTTATTCCTGTTGAGGAAAATGCAATTGATTCTTTGAATTTCGAATTGTTTAAAAACGAGGTATCTGTTCAGAAAGGTGACCCTCAAAAAATGCTCTATTCAGTAGATGAATTTATTGAATATGTTTCTCAATATATCACCCTAAAAAAAGGAGATCTAATTTTTACAGGAACACCAGCAGGAGTGGGGAAAGTAGCAATAGGCGATCATTATAAGGGCTATGTAAATGGTAAACTTTTATTAGATTTAAAAATCAAATAA
- the fahA gene encoding fumarylacetoacetase yields the protein MILANNPHKKSWISVEENSDFPIQNIPFGAGRKGNNSIVGLSRIGETAINLDAMQELGYFEGIDLPENIFAHDNLNPFLELTKTVWRAVRERISEIFDSENDSLKNNEDHKNQILIPLSEVTMEMPVFVGDYTDFYSSRQHAYNVGCMFRDPDNAIMPNWKRLPVGYHGRASSIILGDQDIYRPKGQQKAKDATDPTFGPSKRMDFELEMAFITGQGKPLGDSISTAEADDYIFGMVIFNDWSARDIQGWEYVPLGPFLGKNFASSISPWIVTLDALEPFRCENEVQDPKVLPYLEYEGNKNLDIKLEVLLQSEQMNAPHRLALSNYKYMYWNMNQQLAHHTINGCNINAGDMMASGTISGNDESAYGSMLELSWAGSKKIELPSGEIRTFIEDNDRILMRAWCKAEYRIGFGEINTKMLPAK from the coding sequence ATGATTTTAGCAAATAATCCTCATAAAAAATCGTGGATTTCAGTAGAAGAAAACTCTGATTTCCCTATTCAAAACATTCCTTTTGGAGCTGGTAGAAAAGGAAATAACAGTATTGTAGGTCTTTCTAGAATAGGTGAAACAGCCATAAACCTAGATGCCATGCAAGAACTTGGATATTTTGAAGGTATCGATCTTCCTGAAAACATCTTTGCACACGATAATCTAAATCCTTTCTTAGAACTTACAAAAACTGTTTGGAGAGCGGTAAGAGAACGAATTTCTGAAATATTTGATAGTGAAAATGATTCGTTAAAAAATAACGAAGACCACAAAAATCAAATTTTAATTCCACTTTCTGAGGTAACTATGGAAATGCCTGTTTTTGTGGGAGATTACACAGATTTTTATTCTTCTCGTCAACATGCTTACAATGTAGGATGCATGTTTCGTGACCCAGATAATGCAATCATGCCCAACTGGAAAAGACTGCCTGTAGGATACCACGGAAGAGCCAGCTCAATTATTCTTGGAGACCAAGATATCTATAGACCAAAAGGACAACAAAAAGCAAAAGATGCTACAGATCCTACTTTTGGACCTTCAAAAAGAATGGATTTTGAATTAGAAATGGCATTTATCACAGGACAAGGAAAACCGCTAGGAGACTCTATTTCCACAGCTGAAGCAGATGATTATATCTTCGGAATGGTAATTTTTAATGATTGGTCTGCTCGTGATATCCAAGGATGGGAATATGTACCACTAGGACCATTCTTAGGGAAAAACTTTGCCTCTTCCATTTCTCCATGGATCGTTACTCTAGATGCCCTGGAGCCTTTCCGATGTGAAAATGAAGTACAAGACCCAAAAGTTTTGCCTTATCTAGAATATGAAGGAAATAAAAACTTAGACATCAAACTGGAAGTACTGTTACAGTCTGAACAAATGAATGCACCTCACCGTTTGGCATTGTCTAACTACAAATATATGTACTGGAATATGAACCAACAACTTGCACACCACACCATCAATGGTTGTAATATAAACGCAGGTGATATGATGGCATCTGGTACTATTTCAGGAAACGATGAATCTGCTTATGGTTCTATGCTCGAACTCTCTTGGGCAGGATCCAAAAAAATAGAGCTACCAAGCGGAGAAATCAGAACATTTATTGAAGACAATGACCGTATTCTTATGCGTGCTTGGTGTAAAGCAGAATACAGAATTGGTTTTGGTGAAATAAACACAAAAATGCTTCCTGCAAAATAA
- the lpxA gene encoding acyl-ACP--UDP-N-acetylglucosamine O-acyltransferase, which produces MHQPLAYIHPDAKLANNVVVDPFTTISNDVEIGEGTWIGSNVTIMSGARIGKNCKIFPGAVISAVPQDLKFGGEYSQVIIGDNTTIRECVTVNRGTKDTGKTVVGENCLLMAYSHVAHDCSIGNHVIIVNNVAIGGHVHIGDYAIIGGLSAIHQFVYIGEHSMVGGGSLVRKDVPPFVKASKEPLSFIGINSIGLRRRGFDSKKIGEIQEIYRAIFQSDMNVAQAAEYVEANLPASSERDHILSFVRNSSRGIMKGFNS; this is translated from the coding sequence ATGCATCAACCTTTGGCTTATATCCACCCAGATGCAAAGTTGGCAAATAATGTTGTTGTAGATCCTTTTACAACCATTTCTAACGATGTTGAAATAGGTGAAGGCACTTGGATAGGTTCAAATGTAACCATAATGTCTGGTGCAAGAATTGGGAAAAACTGTAAAATTTTTCCTGGTGCAGTAATTTCAGCAGTTCCACAAGATTTGAAATTTGGAGGGGAATACTCACAAGTTATCATTGGTGATAACACAACCATTAGAGAATGTGTTACGGTAAATAGAGGAACAAAAGATACAGGTAAAACGGTTGTAGGAGAAAATTGTCTGCTTATGGCATATTCTCACGTTGCACATGATTGCTCTATTGGAAATCATGTAATTATTGTCAATAATGTAGCTATTGGAGGGCATGTTCATATCGGCGATTATGCCATTATTGGAGGTCTTTCAGCCATTCATCAATTTGTTTATATAGGAGAACATTCCATGGTTGGAGGTGGATCCTTAGTGCGTAAAGATGTTCCACCATTTGTAAAAGCTTCAAAAGAACCATTGTCATTTATTGGTATTAATAGTATTGGACTACGAAGAAGAGGATTTGACTCCAAAAAAATAGGAGAAATTCAAGAAATCTACCGAGCTATTTTCCAGTCAGATATGAACGTGGCACAAGCAGCAGAATATGTAGAAGCAAATTTACCTGCATCATCAGAAAGAGATCATATTCTATCCTTTGTAAGAAATTCCTCTAGAGGGATCATGAAAGGATTTAATTCGTAA
- the efp gene encoding elongation factor P: MATTSDIRNGLCIRANNDIFKIVEFLHVKPGKGPAFVRTKIKSVTTGKTLEKTFPAGHKIDVVRVETHKFQYLYPEGELFNFMNTDDYNQIAISNTMIENYDLMKEGEIVTIQINTEDGEPLSVDLPASITVEVTQSDPGVKGNTATNATKPATVETGARINVPLFINEGDIIKVDTASRNYVERVKS; the protein is encoded by the coding sequence ATGGCAACTACTTCAGACATTAGAAACGGACTTTGTATCCGTGCAAACAACGATATTTTCAAGATTGTTGAATTCCTTCACGTAAAACCAGGAAAAGGTCCTGCTTTCGTAAGAACAAAAATAAAGAGTGTAACAACAGGGAAAACCTTAGAGAAAACATTCCCAGCAGGTCATAAAATTGATGTAGTGAGAGTAGAAACTCATAAATTTCAATACTTATACCCAGAAGGAGAACTATTCAATTTTATGAATACGGATGACTATAATCAAATTGCAATTTCGAACACAATGATCGAAAACTATGATTTGATGAAAGAAGGTGAAATTGTTACAATTCAAATAAACACAGAGGATGGAGAACCACTTTCGGTGGATTTACCAGCATCTATTACAGTAGAAGTAACACAATCTGACCCAGGAGTGAAAGGAAACACTGCCACTAACGCGACAAAACCAGCAACAGTAGAAACAGGAGCACGAATCAATGTGCCACTCTTTATTAATGAAGGGGATATCATAAAAGTTGATACAGCATCAAGAAACTACGTCGAAAGGGTAAAATCATAA
- a CDS encoding carboxypeptidase-like regulatory domain-containing protein, whose amino-acid sequence MNNKIQKVNLKELKNCEQSWEQMTEVKGGRLCAKCQNVLIDFRKMSLREIAQVHVFSKDPVCGVYTDFQLRNQENPKEVIKIKWWKAIQNKFTYYGGFFLTNIAFAQEDSLATKPNQVQVSPNEFKKWISVKKPQKTQYIIRGLIKDKNENPLIYANIVLKSSEKLLAGVSTDTLGRFWMDVSTVYSQISDSFVLEISYVGYENKVIPMKKTDFSNSGKLNIALKEENTLISEGLYEELVVNEELINDVSVERFYVVPASDKKKVEKNQEKQTKKKSWLRRFWEWMKNLFSKKKKTPE is encoded by the coding sequence ATGAACAATAAAATTCAAAAAGTTAATTTAAAAGAACTCAAAAATTGTGAGCAATCTTGGGAGCAGATGACCGAAGTAAAAGGAGGACGTCTTTGTGCAAAATGCCAGAATGTATTGATAGATTTTAGAAAAATGAGTTTAAGGGAAATTGCCCAAGTGCATGTTTTTTCTAAGGATCCGGTTTGTGGTGTTTACACCGATTTTCAATTGAGGAATCAAGAAAATCCCAAAGAAGTTATAAAAATTAAATGGTGGAAAGCTATCCAAAATAAATTCACTTACTATGGGGGCTTTTTTCTTACCAATATTGCCTTCGCCCAGGAAGATTCTTTGGCAACAAAACCAAATCAAGTTCAGGTTTCGCCTAATGAATTTAAAAAATGGATTTCTGTAAAAAAGCCTCAAAAGACCCAATATATTATTCGTGGATTGATAAAGGATAAAAACGAAAACCCGTTGATCTATGCAAATATTGTCCTTAAAAGCTCTGAGAAGCTTTTGGCAGGGGTTTCTACAGATACTTTAGGACGTTTTTGGATGGATGTTAGCACAGTTTATTCTCAAATATCTGATTCTTTTGTTTTAGAAATTTCTTATGTGGGTTATGAAAATAAAGTAATCCCCATGAAAAAGACCGATTTTAGTAATTCCGGCAAACTCAATATCGCATTAAAGGAAGAGAACACACTTATCTCAGAAGGTTTGTATGAGGAATTGGTGGTTAATGAAGAATTAATAAATGACGTATCTGTTGAAAGATTTTATGTTGTGCCTGCCTCCGATAAAAAAAAGGTAGAAAAAAATCAGGAAAAACAAACAAAAAAGAAGTCTTGGTTAAGAAGGTTTTGGGAATGGATGAAAAATCTTTTTTCAAAAAAGAAAAAAACTCCTGAATAA
- a CDS encoding pentapeptide repeat-containing protein — translation MDFLMDEVFDNQKLDNQFLKWREYDSCEFRNCDFTAVNLSSYRFVNCIFQECNMSNIALENTSFQETVFRECKMFGLQFTSCDFFNLSMNFEFCQLNHSNFYKTPLKNSSFKDSILIECDFTEANLSGIALTNCDFAFAVFEQTNLSKCDFQKSKNYQINPNTNTLKDALFSNPEVLGLLSCFGIKIQT, via the coding sequence ATGGATTTTTTAATGGATGAAGTTTTTGACAATCAAAAACTTGATAACCAATTTCTAAAGTGGAGAGAATACGATTCTTGTGAATTTAGAAATTGTGATTTTACGGCAGTAAATTTATCAAGTTACCGATTTGTAAACTGTATTTTTCAAGAATGTAATATGAGTAATATTGCTCTTGAGAATACTTCTTTTCAAGAAACAGTATTTCGTGAATGCAAAATGTTTGGCCTACAATTTACCAGTTGTGATTTTTTTAATCTATCAATGAATTTTGAATTTTGTCAGCTCAATCATTCAAATTTTTACAAAACACCTTTGAAAAATTCGAGCTTTAAAGATTCTATTCTAATTGAATGTGATTTTACAGAAGCAAATTTATCTGGGATCGCGTTAACAAACTGTGATTTTGCCTTTGCTGTTTTTGAACAAACGAATTTATCTAAATGTGATTTTCAAAAATCTAAGAATTATCAAATCAATCCAAATACCAACACTTTAAAAGATGCTTTGTTCTCAAATCCAGAAGTTTTAGGGCTTTTGTCATGTTTTGGAATCAAAATTCAAACGTGA
- a CDS encoding serine hydroxymethyltransferase produces MKKDNIIFDLIQEESDRQKFGLELIASENFVSDEVMEAMGSILTNKYAEGYPGKRYYGGCEVVDVVENIAIDRLKTLFGAEYANVQPHSGSQANAAVFLACLKPGDKIMGFDLSHGGHLTHGSPVNFSGKTYKTCFYGVSKETGLIDYDAMEQVALEEKPNLIICGASAYSRDIDYAKFRAVADKVGAILMADISHPAGLIAKGLLNDPLPHCHIVTSTTHKTLRGPRGGVIMMGKDFENPWGLTTPKGTVRKMSALLNSAVFPGSQGGPLEHVIAAKAVAFGEALSDEYFEYMLQVKKNTAAMAEALNEKGYHIISGGSDNHCLLIDLRNKDITGKDAENALVKADITVNKNMVPFDTQSPFVTSGIRIGTAAITTRGLNEEDMHKVIGFLDEALMNIENEEKLEAIGERIGDWMKDYPIFKA; encoded by the coding sequence ATGAAAAAAGACAATATAATTTTCGATTTGATTCAGGAAGAGTCAGATCGTCAAAAATTTGGATTAGAGTTAATCGCCTCTGAGAATTTTGTGTCCGATGAGGTAATGGAAGCCATGGGTTCTATATTAACGAACAAATATGCGGAAGGATATCCAGGAAAAAGGTATTATGGAGGTTGTGAAGTGGTAGATGTTGTAGAAAATATTGCTATAGATCGCCTTAAAACCCTTTTTGGGGCAGAGTACGCAAATGTACAACCACACTCAGGTTCTCAAGCGAATGCTGCTGTTTTCTTGGCATGTTTGAAGCCTGGAGATAAAATCATGGGATTCGATTTATCTCATGGAGGGCACCTTACTCATGGTTCACCTGTAAATTTTTCGGGGAAGACCTATAAGACTTGTTTTTATGGAGTGAGCAAGGAGACAGGTTTGATAGATTATGATGCGATGGAACAAGTAGCATTGGAAGAAAAACCTAATTTAATTATCTGTGGTGCTTCTGCTTATTCTAGAGATATTGATTACGCAAAATTTAGAGCGGTAGCGGATAAAGTAGGGGCTATTTTAATGGCCGATATTTCACATCCTGCAGGATTGATTGCCAAAGGGCTTTTGAATGATCCACTTCCGCATTGTCATATTGTAACTTCTACTACTCACAAAACGCTTCGTGGGCCAAGAGGAGGAGTGATCATGATGGGGAAAGACTTTGAAAATCCTTGGGGTTTAACAACGCCAAAAGGAACGGTAAGAAAAATGTCTGCTTTATTGAATTCTGCGGTATTCCCAGGAAGTCAAGGAGGACCTTTGGAACACGTAATTGCAGCAAAAGCAGTTGCATTTGGTGAGGCTTTATCCGATGAGTATTTTGAGTATATGCTACAAGTGAAAAAGAATACCGCTGCAATGGCTGAGGCTCTAAATGAAAAAGGGTATCATATCATTTCTGGTGGATCAGACAATCACTGTTTACTCATTGATCTTAGAAATAAAGATATCACAGGAAAAGATGCTGAAAATGCTTTAGTAAAGGCCGATATTACGGTGAATAAAAACATGGTTCCTTTTGATACACAATCGCCTTTTGTTACTTCTGGAATAAGAATAGGAACAGCGGCAATTACCACAAGAGGGCTCAATGAAGAAGATATGCATAAAGTTATAGGTTTCTTAGATGAAGCTTTGATGAATATCGAAAATGAAGAAAAACTAGAAGCTATTGGTGAGCGAATAGGGGACTGGATGAAGGATTATCCTATTTTTAAGGCTTAG
- a CDS encoding DUF1684 domain-containing protein — MFRKIILSTLMLMSLSCSQTENSPSNKNLTAYQQQIEKHRTELHDFYLSKKGPLNQKQKGDFLGLSYFPVNERYKIMAEMIKISGNDTITMQTSSNQERKYIRFAQLNFELDQTKCTLVLYQFLGDESHYFLPFKDLTNGVSTYGGGRYLDIENTGNGSTLELDFNKIYHPYCAYVDGFSCPIPPIENTLEVKIEAGSNTLKPIFVGKNE, encoded by the coding sequence ATGTTTAGGAAAATTATACTCTCTACGCTTATGTTGATGTCTCTGTCTTGTTCACAAACAGAAAACAGTCCTTCTAATAAGAATTTAACAGCTTATCAGCAACAAATAGAAAAACACAGAACCGAATTACACGATTTCTATTTATCTAAAAAAGGTCCTTTAAACCAAAAACAAAAAGGAGATTTTTTAGGTCTAAGTTATTTTCCTGTAAATGAAAGATATAAAATCATGGCTGAAATGATTAAAATATCTGGTAATGACACCATTACAATGCAAACATCGAGTAATCAAGAAAGGAAATATATCCGATTTGCTCAGTTGAATTTTGAACTAGATCAAACAAAATGTACGCTCGTTCTCTATCAATTTTTAGGAGATGAATCTCATTACTTTTTGCCTTTCAAAGATCTTACAAATGGAGTTTCCACTTATGGAGGAGGTAGATATTTGGATATTGAAAATACCGGTAATGGATCTACACTAGAATTAGATTTTAATAAAATTTACCATCCTTATTGTGCCTATGTAGATGGATTTTCTTGTCCAATTCCACCAATTGAAAATACTTTGGAAGTAAAAATTGAAGCAGGATCAAACACACTAAAACCTATTTTTGTTGGAAAAAATGAATAA
- a CDS encoding PASTA domain-containing protein → MSILQNINFKRVGKHLGLALALFFGLVFISLLFLNIYSKHNDHVLVPDLKNMKESELNEKLSALNLRYEIIDSGAYNPKIQATGVIDQNPLAGSEVKENRKIYITINPSNPGFVVFENFKDKHIRRLVGHARATQLNIETIEYKTDIADFVILDITQNGKSIPVGTKIGKKSNISVLLGKTSGKRSSIPGVIDLNLSEAKDKIWSLGLNIGAIRYDENAKNLKEDEIEIYKQSPRRTRGEIYNPGHAVSLWVRKKGSGEKEKK, encoded by the coding sequence ATGTCGATATTACAAAACATCAATTTTAAGCGAGTAGGAAAACACCTTGGGCTCGCTCTTGCACTTTTTTTTGGACTCGTGTTTATCAGTCTTCTTTTTTTGAATATTTATTCAAAACACAATGACCATGTCCTTGTTCCTGATCTCAAGAATATGAAGGAAAGTGAACTAAATGAAAAATTGAGTGCACTCAATTTAAGATACGAAATCATAGATTCTGGAGCTTATAACCCAAAAATTCAGGCTACGGGTGTTATTGATCAAAACCCACTAGCAGGTTCAGAAGTAAAAGAGAACAGAAAGATTTATATCACAATAAATCCTTCAAATCCAGGGTTTGTTGTCTTTGAAAATTTTAAGGATAAACATATCCGAAGATTAGTAGGGCATGCTAGAGCAACGCAGTTAAACATAGAAACGATAGAATATAAAACAGATATCGCCGATTTTGTCATCTTGGATATTACACAAAACGGAAAATCTATCCCCGTAGGAACTAAAATTGGGAAAAAATCTAATATCAGTGTACTACTTGGAAAAACAAGTGGAAAAAGATCGAGTATTCCAGGTGTTATTGATTTGAATTTAAGTGAAGCAAAAGATAAAATTTGGTCTTTGGGACTCAATATTGGCGCAATACGTTATGATGAAAATGCCAAGAATTTAAAAGAAGACGAAATAGAAATCTATAAACAGTCACCTAGAAGAACCAGAGGTGAAATTTATAATCCAGGCCATGCGGTAAGTCTTTGGGTAAGAAAAAAAGGAAGCGGTGAAAAAGAAAAGAAATAG
- a CDS encoding RNA pseudouridine synthase: MNNSWRFKVLFEDNHLIAVHKPPGVLVQGDHTGDLSLVDEVKQFLKEKYNKPGNVFCGLIHRIDRPVSGIVLLAKTSKALSRMNKQFQERKPDKRYWAIVEGKLDSGLVLEHYLIKNQKQNKSYVSKQTNQNAKKAKLEFNIIKTLDNFTAIEIKLHTGRHHQIRTQLSAIEHIIKGDVKYGARRPNRDKSICLHAQQLEFEHPVKKGEIVSIESPAHLLEEGIWKSV; this comes from the coding sequence ATGAATAATTCTTGGCGTTTTAAAGTCCTCTTTGAGGATAATCACTTAATAGCAGTTCATAAACCTCCAGGGGTTTTGGTACAAGGTGATCACACGGGTGACTTATCCTTGGTGGATGAAGTTAAGCAATTTCTAAAAGAAAAATACAATAAACCAGGTAATGTTTTTTGTGGACTCATTCATAGAATAGATCGTCCTGTGAGTGGAATTGTGCTTTTGGCGAAAACTTCTAAGGCACTTTCAAGAATGAATAAGCAATTTCAAGAAAGAAAACCAGATAAGCGTTATTGGGCAATTGTAGAAGGTAAACTAGATTCAGGTTTAGTTTTAGAGCATTATTTGATTAAAAATCAAAAACAGAATAAGAGCTACGTTTCCAAACAAACTAATCAGAATGCTAAAAAAGCTAAGCTAGAATTTAACATAATAAAAACATTGGATAATTTCACGGCGATAGAAATAAAGTTGCACACGGGGAGACATCATCAAATAAGAACTCAGCTATCAGCAATTGAGCATATCATTAAAGGTGATGTAAAATATGGTGCAAGAAGACCCAATAGAGATAAATCAATCTGTCTTCATGCACAGCAACTAGAGTTTGAACACCCTGTAAAAAAAGGCGAAATTGTTTCTATTGAATCACCAGCGCATCTACTAGAAGAAGGAATCTGGAAAAGTGTTTAG